One Helicoverpa zea isolate HzStark_Cry1AcR chromosome 20, ilHelZeax1.1, whole genome shotgun sequence genomic region harbors:
- the LOC124640176 gene encoding uncharacterized protein LOC124640176, protein MFLKMKYHILVLPILCAAIAFGWTPRPRVNNHAEFFSSVIQETIYDLEKIGFSTLRLVNVTQNIDMQMHKWHINGTAVYTNGFLVSIQKIDVTTMNQGINNVNNSGVITHRAWVSGILNLRDAKLGYDVHFTPVNSSQTMHYTGDFTHSSISFTIFIHKNLTTNEITATTNGVSTSSGLVRMVYRPTSNITEVLSREFRPFHNYDGVVSWSQTLLPMIVEAVKNKIPFPTVCFSHC, encoded by the exons atgtttttaaaaatgaaGTATCATATTTTGGTGTTACCGATCCTGTGTGCGGCCATCGCTTTTGGATGGA CACCACGGCCTAGGGTGAACAACCACGCAGAATTCTTCTCTTCTGTGATACAAGAAACTATATATGACTTGGAGAAAATAGGATTTAGCACCTTAAGACTGGTGAATGTAACACAAAACATTGA CATGCAAATGCATAAATGGCACATAAACGGGACAGCAGTATACACCAACGGTTTCCTGGTCTCCATTCAGAAGATTGACGTAACCACTATGAACCAGGGTATAAACAATGTCAACAACAGTGGGGTTATTACCCATAGAGCCTGGGTATCTGGGATTTTGAACTTACGAGACGCTAAGTTGGGTTACGATGTGCACTTCACACCAGTTAATAGTTCCCAGACCATGCATTACACAGGAGACTTCACACATAGCTCGATAAGTTTTACGATATtt ATACATAAAAATTTGACGACCAACGAAATAACGGCGACAACGAACGGGGTCTCGACATCAAGCGGTCTTGTAAGGATGGTTTACCGACCTACCAGTAATATTACTGAAGTTCTTTCTAGAGAG TTCCGACCCTTCCACAACTACGATGGTGTAGTTTCGTGGTCCCAAACGTTGTTACCAATGATCGTGGAAGccgtcaaaaacaaaattccCTTCCCAACAGTATGCTTCAGTCATTGCTAG
- the LOC124640173 gene encoding uncharacterized protein LOC124640173 produces MKLYSFLFLLFIGFANCQVISNVRLVDHISYVIDYITRTVQTVEERGWYNLKLYDYVIEVNQTVNNLDVIGKVQYRNGFVTSIQRVDIQQSTVQQVWGFNSTAKKTTVSVRGTLRLHDVAVGYDVTTDIGDGEEDEVSHYTMEFVHPLITYAFSVIKDVNTDEIEVTVVANVPRVTNRQGEFRPRDSTTDILTSMFDPNVGIPAGMVGWADKVFQPIAYDLVTKEIQFPRICYDCATS; encoded by the exons ATGAAGCTatacagttttttgtttttgcttttcaTTGGATTTGCGAATTGCCAAGTCA TAAGCAATGTCCGCCTGGTCGACCACATCAGCTATGTTATAGACTACATAACGAGAACTGTTCAAACTGTCGAAGAAAGAGGATGGTACAACTTGAAGTTATATGATTATGTAATCGAAGTCAA TCAAACTGTCAACAACTTAGATGTGATTGGTAAAGTCCAATATCGCAATGGCTTTGTCACCTCCATACAACGTGTGGATATTCAGCAGAGTACCGTACAACAAGTTTGGGGCTTCAACTCGACTGCTAAGAAGACCACTGTCTCCGTTCGAGGAACCCTCAGACTTCATGATGTGGCTGTAGGATATGACGTCACCACGGATATAGGTGATGGTGAAGAAGATGAAGTCAGTCATTATACAATGGAGTTTGTTCATCCGTTGATTACGTACGCTTTTTCT GTTATCAAAGATGTAAACACAGATGAGATAGAAGTGACAGTCGTTGCTAACGTGCCGAGAGTTACCAATCGCCAAGGAGAATTTCGACCAAGAGACAGTACAACTGACATATTAACTTCAATG ttcgATCCCAACGTCGGGATCCCTGCTGGCATGGTAGGTTGGGCCGATAAAGTATTCCAACCTATTGCTTATGATCTGGTGACTAAAGAGATCCAGTTCCCAAGAATATGTTATGACTGTGCTACTTCATAG